Proteins encoded in a region of the Athene noctua chromosome 4, bAthNoc1.hap1.1, whole genome shotgun sequence genome:
- the CYP4V2 gene encoding cytochrome P450 4V2 yields the protein MEVVQGAAGRQPLLHLGAEVVAALLLTVVAVCSLPSLMDYWRRWWVMKPIPGISPCYPVLGNAPLLERDGQGFFKQLQVYVEELRSWPLFKLWIGPLPVMILYHPDSVEVILSSSKHIEKSYLYKFLQPWLGTGLLTSTGDKWRSRRKMITPTFHFTILTDFLDVMNEQGGILLKKLEKHVDKEPFDVFLDITLCALDIICETAMGRNMGAQENQDSEYVRAVYRMSDLIHERQKSPWLWPDLVYKLFKEGREHERNLRILHNFTDTVIVEKAAELEKNKETKCNSDGNDEEGGSKGRKAFLDMLLNATDDEGNKLSYRDIREEVDTFMFEGHDTTAAAMNWALYLLGCNPEAQKKVHRELDEVFGNTERPVTMDDLKKLRYLDCVVKEALRLFPSVPLFARALREDCCIRGYQVPKGTNVIVVTYALHRDPEIFPDPEEFRPERFFPENCQGRHPYAYVPFSAGPRNCIGQRFAQMEEKALLALILRRFWVDSCQKPEELGIAGELILRPNNGIWIKLKRRPNAGSE from the exons ATGGAGGTTGTGCAGGGAGCCGCAGGGCGACAGCCGCTGCTGCACTTGGGGGCTGAGGTTGTAGCAGCTCTGCTGTTGACGGTTGTGGCTGTgtgctccctgccctccctgaTGGATTACTGGAGGCGGTGGTGGGTGATGAAGCCGATCCCGGGTATCAGTCCCTGCTATCCTGTGCTGGGGAATGCTCCACTCTTGGAGCGGGACGGACAAG GTTTTTTCAAACAACTGCAAGTTTACGTTGAAGAGTTAAGGAGTTGGCCATTGTTCAAACTTTGGATAGGACCGTTGCCTGTCATGATTTTATATCACCCTGACAGTGTGGAG GTTATTCTGAGCAGTTCTAAACATATAGAAAAATCGTACCTGTACAAATTCCTGCAACCGTGGCTGGGCACTGGACTTCTGACGAG CACCGGAGACAAGTGGCGGTCACGGAGGAAGATGATAACTCCCACGTTCCACTTCACAATCTTAACTGACTTTCTAGATGTTATGAATGAACAAGGAGGTATTTTATTGAAGAAACTTGAGAAGCATGTTGACAAGGAACCATTTGATGTTTTCCTAGATATCACTCTGTGTGCCCTTGATATCATCTGTG AAACGGCAATGGGCAGGAATATGGGTGCTCAGGAGAATCAGGATTCTGAGTATGTTCGTGCTGTCTACAG GATGAGTGATCTAATTCATGAGCGACAGAAGAGCCCTTGGCTTTGGCCTGATCTTGTATATAAGCTGTTCAAGGAAGGAAGAGAACATGAGAGGAACCTCAGGATCCTTCATAACTTTACAGATACA GTCATTGTGGAAAAAGCTGCGGAACTtgaaaaaaacaaggaaacaaaatgtaATAGTGATGGCAACGATGAAGAAGGTGGGTCCAAAGGGAGGAAAGCTTTCCTGGACATGCTGCTGAATGCAACAGATGATGAAGGGAACAAACTGAGCTACAGGGACATTCGTGAGGAAGTGGATACTTTTATGTTTGAG GGCCATGATACAACAGCAGCTGCTATGAACTGGGCCCTGTACTTACTTGGATGTAATCCTGAAGCCCAGAAGAAGGTTCACAGAGAACTGGACGAGGTGTTTG GCAACACTGAGCGTCCTGTTACAATGGACGACTTGAAGAAGCTTCGATACCTTGATTGTGTTGTGAAAGAAGCCCTTCGGCTCTTCCCTTCAGTTCCACTGTTTGCCCGTGCCTTAAGAGAGGATTGTTGTATTA GAGGCTATCAAGTACCAAAAGGCACAAATGTTATTGTCGTAACTTATGCCCTGCATAGAGACCCCGAGATCTTCCCTGACCCAGAGGAGTTCAGACCTGAGCGATTCTTCCCTGAAAATTGTCAGGGAAGGCACCCATATGCTTATGTGCCCTTCTCAGCTGGTCCCAGGAACTGCATTG GTCAGCGCTTTGCACAGATGGAGGAGAAAGCTCTTCTAGCCCTCATCCTGCGGCGCTTTTGGGTCGACTCATGTCAAAAGCCAGAAGAGCTTGGTATAGCTGGGGAGCTGATTCTTCGTCCAAATAATGGCATCTGGATTAAGCTGAAGAGGAGGCCAAATGCTGGATCAGAATGA